In Treponema denticola, one genomic interval encodes:
- a CDS encoding ABC transporter ATP-binding protein, with the protein MLKVQNLSKYYGSKKAPVVGCKNISFELKPGEITSLLGLNGAGKSSIINCISGYYTPDEGDAFIDSYSILTDELEAKKLLGILYEQNPLYLNMTVYDFLYFAGQMHGIEKDKLDAALNEAIDFCEIDEVKNHLIKSLSKGFKQRVGLAQAVLHNPPLIILDEPASGFDSVQVKDFEKKILHIAKEKTILICTHDLRQAAELCSNHILLNKGEIIASGNLLEIKDQLAAEGCEFDSEINYTILEKAFEFFAGINKNEFRKNE; encoded by the coding sequence ATGCTCAAAGTACAAAACTTAAGTAAGTATTACGGAAGCAAAAAAGCTCCGGTTGTAGGATGTAAAAATATTTCGTTTGAATTAAAACCGGGAGAGATAACTTCGCTTTTGGGTTTAAACGGTGCCGGTAAAAGCAGTATTATAAACTGTATATCAGGTTATTATACTCCGGATGAAGGAGATGCTTTTATAGACTCGTACTCCATATTAACCGATGAACTTGAAGCAAAAAAGCTTCTAGGTATTCTATATGAACAAAATCCCCTTTATTTGAATATGACGGTCTATGACTTTTTATATTTCGCCGGTCAAATGCACGGAATAGAAAAAGATAAATTGGATGCTGCTTTAAATGAGGCAATCGATTTTTGTGAAATAGATGAAGTAAAAAATCACTTAATTAAAAGTTTATCCAAGGGTTTTAAGCAGCGTGTAGGACTGGCTCAAGCTGTTTTACATAATCCTCCGTTAATTATTTTAGATGAGCCTGCTTCAGGTTTTGATTCGGTGCAGGTAAAAGATTTTGAAAAAAAAATATTGCATATTGCAAAGGAAAAAACAATTTTAATATGCACTCATGATTTAAGGCAGGCTGCAGAGCTTTGCTCCAATCATATTTTGCTCAATAAAGGAGAAATAATAGCCTCAGGAAATCTTTTAGAAATAAAAGATCAACTGGCAGCTGAAGGCTGCGAGTTTGATTCGGAAATAAATTATACCATATTGGAAAAAGCTTTTGAATTTTTTGCAGGGATAAACAAAAATGAATTTAGAAAAAACGAATAA
- a CDS encoding SpoIIE family protein phosphatase yields MMNLKKSFIKFLNLLIFIAGSLAAKEFYWETPSPLSNKNGQFLKSASNKNISASVWEEVVRSSDSSGLIYISAGVYVNKKWAINERIIPPIPYTADIPSIVSIAVGNDDSILIALVKDRNTISILKSTDYGKTYTVKDITPDISDLLSPQVSVSSDGKYLIFLSHGVNQKFSIFSSSSIDGLNWSPFSELDFVKSTDRIFLPSHTAALDKDVIVFQALDTTANRQTYQLFSSFSSDGGISWSKPVKITDDSNYNNQRPDITYIKEEDSIFLVWEQSPYRREKSSTAFAVLNNKGLPSSSTETLPSQNGSVFSPKVMSYNHKPLVAWSEYFEGKSSVFIARKSDSGWVTDLVRSINGMIFFVNPFFAYENLHIVWQEGAAAAKIIHVEPDYEVGKAQLQPMNFDSKTSEGKQKITIKIKFPADSSGIAGYSYDWSKDAPPEFIEPVIKKLKTDSVLVYEPEEDGLWYLGVRVCDYAGNWSDIVTISYERDIVPPSSPVFDILDLDAEGFLKSNTFNISWKAPEFDIDGKYESAITGYVWSLSYIGSIEKFKSYLKNLSFIDDEGIQNLLTDNLKAKINTSALNTTEPKREFINYENGLYALSVSAVDSFGNVGIPAVKYFALNKYIPYTYVADINAEQSIDGSISISIIGKGFSAEGKISQIYIDKDGLAPYDLTIESDNFSILTDQLISGIKLDYLDPGKYYIGLMHSKRGLYFAKNTISFDEIGNIKLGDYSKSYTYNWLLSAADYDVSDYILIIFLLLFIVFIIIFSISGLIHSAKEAIKIKNEVTVLLSGGAMTFGKEKKLSALKVRGMGLRLKFILFTTTLVISVILTLALPLGFRFSETQERLLAEGLASNTQVLLESLTSGAKAYLPSKNVLELSLLPSQVSALKEADFATITGFHIDNKKVSYNFVWASNDNDIESKIDTHEFIVGESELSLPDLEPVYQNLDKIDQEAREKVGELAAEIQSLTNTAMEMALNTDKKSTERRNEIQAAINQMGEKLNSELNRLSIKGAGSYPEFNSKKLSRDVTKYLFYKPVLYRQTGDKSNFIHGMVYVQVSTKGLIEQIDEAAAELYKIILLISLAALAAGIAGAYILSSIITAPIKKLVRHVAMISATEDKELLAGKDVKIKRKDEIGVLGTTINEMTNGLVEAAAASKDLTMGKEIQKMFLPLDLDETGRKLTSGKTIDDNVEFFGYYEGARGVSGDYFDYIKLDDRYYAIIKCDVAGKGVPAALIMVEVATLFLDYFRDWSYKKQGLKIDQVVSRINDLLESRGFKGRFAAFTLCIMDSISGNVHFCNAGDNIINIYDAASKKMKEVVLTEVSAAGVFPTFMIDMKGGFKVETVKLNSGDVLFLYTDGIEEAKRLFRNSKLEPILCEEPGLEKDAEHETHSVGQDGEELGKPRVCEIIESIFSRSSFSLKKWHNPIENEQFDFDFTNLEGTIEDAVIGLVSVEKIFRMYQDPKATDRDMVQVDKKIDLFLNKHFRQYQTYCGNRVPNTSYNEYLYYTNVREDQQYDDLTILGIKKK; encoded by the coding sequence ATGATGAACTTAAAAAAAAGCTTTATAAAATTTTTGAATCTACTTATATTTATTGCAGGCTCCTTAGCGGCAAAAGAATTCTATTGGGAAACCCCTTCACCCCTAAGTAATAAAAACGGGCAGTTTTTGAAATCTGCTTCAAATAAAAATATCTCTGCATCCGTATGGGAAGAGGTTGTAAGATCTTCGGATAGTTCAGGTTTGATCTATATTTCCGCAGGCGTATATGTAAATAAAAAATGGGCTATAAATGAAAGAATAATTCCGCCTATTCCATATACGGCGGATATTCCTTCTATTGTGTCTATAGCTGTAGGAAATGATGACTCTATTTTAATTGCATTGGTAAAGGATAGAAACACGATAAGTATTTTAAAAAGCACGGACTATGGAAAAACTTATACGGTTAAAGATATTACTCCCGATATATCCGATTTACTTTCGCCTCAGGTATCCGTTTCATCTGACGGTAAATATCTTATATTTCTTTCGCATGGAGTAAATCAAAAATTTTCAATTTTTTCGTCATCTTCGATAGACGGTTTAAATTGGTCTCCTTTTTCCGAACTTGATTTTGTAAAAAGTACGGATAGAATTTTTCTTCCATCTCATACTGCTGCTTTAGATAAAGATGTTATAGTTTTCCAAGCCTTGGATACAACGGCAAATAGACAGACTTATCAGCTTTTTTCCAGTTTTTCTTCGGATGGAGGAATATCGTGGTCGAAGCCTGTAAAAATAACTGATGATTCCAATTATAATAACCAAAGACCGGATATAACATATATCAAAGAAGAAGATTCAATTTTTCTTGTGTGGGAACAATCACCTTACCGCAGGGAAAAAAGTTCGACAGCCTTTGCTGTTTTAAATAATAAAGGTTTACCGTCTTCTTCAACCGAGACTCTTCCATCTCAAAACGGCAGCGTATTTAGTCCTAAAGTTATGTCTTACAATCATAAACCTCTTGTTGCTTGGTCCGAATATTTTGAAGGTAAATCTTCTGTTTTTATTGCACGTAAATCGGATTCCGGATGGGTTACCGATTTAGTCAGATCCATAAACGGTATGATTTTTTTTGTTAATCCTTTTTTTGCATATGAAAATCTCCATATTGTATGGCAAGAAGGAGCCGCTGCTGCAAAGATTATTCATGTTGAACCTGATTATGAAGTTGGAAAAGCTCAATTACAGCCGATGAACTTTGATTCAAAAACATCTGAAGGTAAGCAAAAGATTACAATTAAAATAAAATTTCCTGCCGATTCATCAGGTATTGCCGGGTACTCATACGACTGGTCAAAAGATGCTCCTCCTGAATTTATTGAGCCTGTAATAAAAAAACTAAAGACAGATTCCGTTTTGGTATATGAACCTGAAGAGGATGGTCTATGGTATCTGGGTGTAAGGGTGTGCGATTATGCAGGAAACTGGTCAGATATTGTAACTATATCTTATGAAAGAGATATCGTTCCTCCATCGAGTCCTGTTTTTGATATATTGGATCTGGATGCCGAAGGCTTTTTAAAATCCAATACATTTAATATCTCGTGGAAGGCTCCTGAGTTCGACATAGACGGTAAATATGAAAGTGCAATAACCGGATATGTTTGGAGCCTTTCATATATAGGCAGTATAGAAAAATTTAAATCATATTTAAAGAATTTATCTTTTATTGATGATGAGGGTATACAAAACCTTTTGACAGATAATTTAAAGGCAAAGATAAATACTTCTGCATTAAATACCACTGAGCCTAAAAGAGAATTTATAAATTATGAAAACGGTTTATATGCTTTAAGTGTTTCTGCTGTAGATTCTTTTGGAAATGTCGGTATTCCGGCAGTCAAGTATTTTGCTTTAAATAAATATATTCCGTATACTTATGTTGCAGATATAAATGCAGAACAATCAATTGACGGTTCTATATCTATTTCAATAATCGGTAAAGGATTTTCGGCTGAGGGAAAGATTAGTCAGATATACATAGACAAGGATGGACTTGCTCCTTATGATCTTACGATAGAATCGGACAATTTTTCTATACTGACGGATCAACTTATTTCCGGTATTAAACTTGATTATTTGGATCCCGGGAAATATTATATAGGTCTAATGCATTCAAAGAGGGGATTGTATTTTGCAAAAAATACTATTTCCTTTGACGAGATTGGAAATATCAAATTAGGGGATTACAGTAAGTCTTATACTTATAATTGGCTTCTCAGTGCTGCCGATTATGATGTTTCCGATTATATTTTAATTATTTTTTTACTTTTATTTATTGTATTTATTATTATTTTTTCAATATCAGGTCTTATTCATTCGGCAAAAGAAGCTATAAAAATAAAAAATGAAGTAACTGTCTTATTGAGCGGAGGTGCTATGACATTCGGAAAAGAAAAGAAACTATCTGCATTAAAAGTTAGAGGTATGGGATTAAGATTAAAGTTTATTTTATTTACAACTACTTTAGTAATATCCGTTATTTTAACCTTAGCTCTTCCTCTAGGTTTTAGATTTTCTGAAACTCAGGAAAGACTGCTGGCTGAAGGCTTGGCTTCAAATACTCAAGTTTTGCTTGAAAGTTTGACATCGGGTGCTAAAGCTTATCTTCCGTCAAAAAATGTATTGGAATTGAGCCTTTTGCCTTCTCAAGTTTCGGCTCTTAAAGAGGCTGATTTTGCAACAATAACGGGCTTCCATATTGATAACAAAAAGGTAAGTTATAATTTTGTTTGGGCATCTAATGATAATGACATTGAATCCAAAATCGATACCCACGAATTTATTGTAGGTGAATCGGAATTGTCCTTACCTGATCTGGAACCAGTATATCAAAATCTCGATAAGATAGATCAAGAAGCCCGTGAAAAAGTCGGAGAACTTGCAGCAGAAATTCAATCTTTAACAAATACGGCTATGGAAATGGCTTTAAACACGGATAAGAAATCTACAGAAAGGCGAAATGAAATTCAAGCTGCAATAAATCAGATGGGAGAAAAACTTAATTCGGAATTAAATCGTCTAAGTATAAAAGGTGCCGGTTCTTATCCTGAATTTAACTCAAAAAAATTATCCAGAGATGTTACAAAGTATCTTTTTTATAAGCCCGTACTTTACAGACAAACAGGAGATAAATCGAACTTTATTCATGGTATGGTTTATGTTCAGGTTTCTACAAAAGGATTGATTGAACAAATTGATGAAGCCGCTGCTGAGCTGTATAAAATTATATTATTGATTTCATTGGCTGCTCTTGCAGCAGGTATAGCCGGTGCTTATATCTTGTCTTCAATTATTACGGCTCCTATAAAAAAACTTGTAAGACATGTTGCTATGATTTCAGCTACCGAAGACAAGGAGCTCCTTGCCGGTAAAGATGTTAAAATTAAAAGAAAGGATGAGATAGGAGTTTTAGGAACAACCATAAATGAAATGACAAACGGTCTTGTGGAGGCAGCTGCAGCTTCAAAGGATTTGACTATGGGTAAAGAAATTCAAAAAATGTTTTTACCCCTCGATTTAGATGAAACAGGAAGAAAGCTTACATCAGGAAAGACTATAGATGATAATGTAGAATTCTTCGGCTACTATGAAGGAGCCCGTGGCGTTTCCGGAGACTATTTCGACTATATAAAACTGGACGACAGATACTATGCAATTATAAAGTGCGATGTTGCAGGTAAGGGAGTTCCTGCCGCTCTTATAATGGTCGAGGTTGCAACTCTTTTCTTGGACTACTTTAGAGACTGGAGCTATAAAAAGCAGGGACTAAAAATAGATCAGGTTGTATCACGAATAAACGATCTACTGGAATCCAGAGGCTTTAAGGGACGCTTTGCAGCCTTTACCCTTTGTATTATGGATTCTATAAGCGGTAATGTTCATTTTTGTAATGCAGGAGATAATATTATAAATATTTATGATGCAGCCTCAAAGAAAATGAAAGAGGTTGTTTTGACCGAGGTTTCTGCTGCAGGAGTTTTTCCGACTTTTATGATAGATATGAAAGGCGGCTTTAAAGTTGAAACCGTTAAATTAAATTCCGGAGATGTTCTATTCCTTTATACTGACGGTATTGAAGAAGCTAAACGCTTGTTTAGGAATTCCAAACTGGAGCCTATTTTATGCGAAGAGCCCGGACTTGAAAAAGATGCCGAACATGAAACTCATAGTGTCGGTCAGGACGGAGAAGAGTTGGGTAAGCCCCGTGTATGTGAAATCATCGAAAGTATCTTTTCTCGAAGTTCTTTTAGCTTAAAAAAATGGCATAACCCGATTGAAAATGAACAATTTGATTTTGATTTTACAAACCTTGAGGGCACAATTGAAGATGCGGTTATAGGTCTTGTTTCTGTCGAAAAAATATTCCGAATGTATCAGGATCCTAAGGCAACCGATAGGGATATGGTTCAGGTAGATAAAAAAATAGATTTATTTTTAAATAAACATTTTAGGCAATATCAAACTTATTGCGGAAACCGTGTACCTAACACAAGTTATAACGAGTATCTTTATTATACAAATGTACGGGAAGATCAGCAATATGACGATTTAACTATTTTGGGAATTAAGAAAAAATAA
- a CDS encoding ABC transporter permease, translating into MNLEKTNKNLIFFIAKKEFKMMYKSSSFYAASLFFLAGAAIAFIGSDSWFNAGLSDLKTFFLNMPLLFCVVIPMLTMSSWSDEKKQFTDKFLFSLPVSIRYIVLGKYLSLILIWSIMLVLSLVIPLSVFSLAYFDSGSFFVSYISIFLFGAGIISISLGLSAVSSKPEINFLFSFLTVLFFTIIYPLTKNLNLPLFLNKIIAYLSFSAHFESAARGLFDSRDIIFYLILVVLGIELNVFILTQQRNVR; encoded by the coding sequence ATGAATTTAGAAAAAACGAATAAAAATCTTATTTTTTTTATTGCAAAAAAAGAATTTAAGATGATGTATAAAAGTTCATCCTTTTATGCTGCTTCTCTTTTTTTTCTGGCCGGTGCGGCTATTGCCTTTATAGGTTCCGATTCGTGGTTTAATGCAGGTTTGTCGGATCTAAAAACCTTTTTTTTAAATATGCCTCTTTTATTTTGTGTTGTGATCCCGATGCTGACGATGAGTTCGTGGAGTGATGAAAAAAAACAATTTACCGATAAGTTTTTATTTTCCCTGCCCGTTTCAATCCGTTATATTGTACTGGGGAAATATTTAAGCCTTATTTTAATATGGTCCATTATGCTCGTATTAAGCTTGGTAATACCTCTTTCCGTTTTTTCATTGGCTTATTTCGATTCCGGCTCTTTTTTTGTTTCTTATATTTCTATTTTTTTATTCGGTGCGGGTATTATTTCGATCTCTCTTGGCCTTTCGGCTGTAAGCAGTAAACCTGAAATTAATTTTTTGTTTTCGTTTTTGACGGTTTTATTTTTTACAATTATTTATCCTTTGACAAAAAATTTAAATCTTCCCTTATTTCTGAATAAGATTATCGCTTATCTTTCTTTTAGCGCTCATTTTGAATCGGCTGCACGAGGGCTTTTTGATTCCCGCGACATTATCTTCTATTTAATTTTAGTCGTCTTAGGAATTGAGCTTAATGTTTTTATTTTAACACAACAAAGGAATGTAAGATGA
- a CDS encoding DNA topoisomerase IV subunit A: protein MDYIESLFNKNFLEYASYVIRDRAIPDLEDGLKPVQRRILHSLFEMDDGKFHKVANVIGHCMKYHPHGDASIGNALVVLASKELFIDTQGNFGNIFTGDEASAPRYIECRVNDFAKTIFYNPHITDYTISYDGRNKEPLAFRAKLPVILAIGAEGIAVGMSTKILPHNILEIIEAEKAFLSGKSFALFPDFPTGGLIDVSEYEDGLGKVLVRAKLDTSDEKRIVIRELPFGSTTESMINSIEAASKAGKVKISEISDYTGENVEIELKLPRGVYSADVVDALYAFTECEQSIPCNLLVIKDNLPVQITVTDIIKYHAKQLMQILKDELEYERAMLTDRLHMRTLERIFIEERIYKKIETMKTAEGVINAVIKGFVPFKKELIRDVTEDDVDKLLKIPIRRISLYDINKNREEVREINNRLKEIAKLLKNLKGYAISVLDGIAAKLPAEEFKRKTEITGFTKVDVKEAVTRDTALRYDEETGYLGTSVTTGKEILRVSPYDRIFVLRKSGVYTVMDVPDRVFVDTGMWYCGFAEKEELSKVLFTVIYRDSKTKYAYIKRARVEGYILNRDYLFAPDNTEVLFVSTKLKFSFKLNYAPKPRVKKIEEEFKADSFAEKGLKAQGVRLSVREALSAEELSEKKSLIKKAQEKKSDMIFSETEPEMPSSKKKTEEASSKKKAETKKTVKKEAPIKEKKEAVKKTKPEKTSKDVKKEKPSAAQKTPKNKKKVSEK, encoded by the coding sequence ATGGATTATATTGAAAGTCTTTTTAATAAGAATTTTTTGGAATATGCAAGTTATGTTATCCGCGATAGGGCCATTCCCGACCTTGAGGACGGTTTAAAGCCCGTTCAAAGGAGAATTCTACATTCTCTTTTTGAGATGGATGACGGTAAATTTCACAAGGTAGCAAACGTTATCGGGCACTGTATGAAGTACCATCCCCACGGAGACGCTTCCATAGGGAACGCCCTCGTGGTTCTTGCTTCAAAAGAACTTTTTATAGATACCCAAGGAAACTTCGGGAATATTTTTACCGGAGATGAAGCTTCCGCTCCCCGATACATAGAGTGCAGGGTAAACGACTTTGCAAAAACCATCTTCTATAATCCCCATATAACCGATTATACCATTTCTTATGACGGAAGAAACAAGGAGCCCTTAGCCTTTAGGGCCAAGCTCCCCGTAATCCTCGCAATAGGGGCAGAGGGAATTGCCGTAGGTATGTCCACAAAGATTTTGCCCCATAATATTCTCGAAATAATTGAAGCAGAAAAAGCCTTTTTAAGCGGAAAATCCTTTGCTCTTTTCCCCGACTTTCCTACGGGAGGATTGATAGACGTTTCGGAATATGAAGACGGCTTGGGCAAAGTTTTAGTCAGAGCAAAGCTCGACACCTCCGACGAAAAGAGGATAGTAATAAGGGAGCTCCCCTTCGGAAGCACCACTGAAAGTATGATTAACTCTATCGAGGCCGCTTCAAAGGCCGGAAAGGTTAAGATTTCGGAAATAAGCGACTATACGGGCGAAAATGTCGAGATTGAGTTAAAGCTCCCCAGAGGGGTTTACTCGGCCGATGTGGTAGATGCCCTCTATGCTTTTACCGAATGTGAGCAGTCTATTCCATGCAATCTTTTGGTTATAAAGGACAATCTTCCGGTTCAAATTACCGTAACCGATATAATAAAATATCATGCCAAGCAGCTGATGCAGATTTTAAAGGACGAGCTCGAATATGAAAGGGCTATGCTTACCGACCGCCTGCACATGCGCACCCTTGAGCGTATTTTTATTGAAGAACGCATATACAAAAAGATAGAAACTATGAAGACGGCAGAGGGGGTAATCAATGCTGTTATCAAGGGCTTTGTTCCCTTTAAAAAGGAATTAATCCGCGATGTAACCGAAGATGATGTCGACAAATTGCTTAAAATCCCCATCCGCCGCATATCTCTTTACGATATAAACAAAAACCGTGAAGAGGTTAGGGAGATAAATAACCGCTTAAAGGAAATAGCAAAGCTTTTAAAGAACTTAAAGGGCTATGCTATTTCGGTTTTGGACGGAATTGCGGCTAAGCTTCCGGCAGAGGAATTTAAGCGCAAGACCGAGATTACCGGCTTTACAAAGGTTGATGTAAAAGAGGCCGTAACAAGGGATACAGCCCTCCGCTATGATGAAGAAACGGGCTATCTCGGCACCTCCGTTACCACAGGAAAAGAGATTTTACGGGTCAGCCCCTATGACCGCATCTTTGTCTTGCGGAAGAGCGGGGTTTACACCGTAATGGATGTTCCCGACCGAGTCTTTGTCGATACGGGAATGTGGTATTGCGGCTTTGCCGAAAAAGAAGAGCTTTCAAAGGTGCTTTTTACCGTAATTTACCGCGATTCCAAGACAAAGTATGCCTATATAAAGAGGGCTAGGGTAGAAGGCTATATCCTAAACAGGGATTACCTTTTTGCGCCCGACAACACTGAGGTGCTTTTTGTAAGTACGAAACTTAAGTTTTCTTTTAAGCTGAACTACGCGCCTAAACCTAGAGTAAAAAAGATAGAAGAAGAATTTAAGGCCGATTCCTTTGCCGAGAAGGGCTTAAAGGCTCAGGGCGTGCGCCTTTCGGTACGAGAAGCTCTTTCTGCCGAAGAATTGTCTGAAAAAAAATCCTTGATTAAAAAGGCCCAAGAAAAAAAGAGCGATATGATTTTTTCTGAAACAGAGCCTGAAATGCCTTCTTCTAAAAAAAAGACTGAGGAGGCTTCATCCAAGAAAAAGGCCGAAACAAAAAAGACGGTTAAAAAGGAAGCACCCATAAAGGAAAAAAAAGAAGCCGTAAAGAAGACTAAGCCTGAAAAAACATCCAAGGATGTCAAAAAAGAGAAGCCTTCCGCGGCTCAAAAGACGCCAAAAAATAAGAAAAAGGTCTCGGAGAAATAG
- a CDS encoding UPF0164 family protein, translating into MKRFIQAVCILIFLIFSKISLFGADISDSYASTSSAFDIFIQKFEGESAFRSLLIPSGGRFEGLGGSFTALSNDISFFDANPAASALLKETELNVLHNSWIADSKLETVGYTQRKNHLGWGTSLRCFYIPFTEYGKLGEKKASGYYSETFLTANIAYNFLAGYDFKGLTVGGSIKTGIRSMPPFSGQDEAADLDDPEEQYKNASKQNGYAVLADLGIMIRANIFKLFYSDEPNFYFGLSMKNFGPPIRGDIPPSYISMGFAYRPASFFLFGIDINQGVNLVNIRRSGLPYGSVGLMVAITQYFNLLTGFGIKGGNPRFNLGGEINLSNVQISANYTLDLSSQVTNISRISVGVKLLLGQDKRDKQQDAIKKLYIQGLKAYNDKSYEKAIEIWKEILAIDKRYDPAIEGIARAEQQLKLLEEIKQNLLLD; encoded by the coding sequence ATGAAGAGATTTATTCAAGCCGTTTGCATACTTATTTTTCTCATTTTTTCAAAAATAAGCCTTTTTGGAGCAGATATTTCCGATTCTTATGCATCTACCTCTTCGGCTTTTGATATTTTTATTCAAAAATTTGAAGGAGAATCGGCTTTTAGGAGCCTTCTGATCCCATCAGGAGGCCGTTTTGAAGGCCTTGGAGGCAGTTTTACGGCACTGTCAAACGATATAAGTTTTTTTGATGCAAACCCTGCGGCGAGTGCGCTTTTAAAAGAAACCGAATTAAATGTACTGCACAATAGCTGGATAGCAGATTCAAAGCTTGAAACCGTGGGTTATACCCAAAGAAAAAACCATCTAGGCTGGGGAACATCCCTAAGGTGCTTTTATATTCCGTTTACAGAATACGGAAAATTAGGCGAAAAAAAAGCCTCAGGTTATTACAGTGAAACTTTTTTAACGGCCAATATTGCCTACAATTTTCTTGCAGGTTATGATTTTAAAGGTCTAACTGTAGGGGGAAGTATAAAAACAGGTATAAGGTCAATGCCGCCTTTTTCAGGACAAGATGAAGCAGCAGACCTGGATGATCCGGAAGAACAATATAAAAATGCATCAAAGCAAAACGGATATGCAGTTTTAGCAGATTTAGGCATTATGATAAGGGCAAATATCTTTAAACTTTTTTACAGCGATGAACCCAATTTTTACTTCGGCCTAAGTATGAAAAATTTCGGTCCCCCAATAAGAGGAGATATACCGCCTTCTTATATTTCAATGGGCTTTGCATACCGTCCTGCTTCTTTCTTTTTGTTTGGAATAGATATAAATCAAGGAGTAAATCTTGTAAACATAAGACGATCAGGCCTGCCCTATGGAAGCGTGGGCTTGATGGTTGCCATTACTCAGTATTTTAATCTTTTAACGGGCTTTGGGATTAAGGGAGGAAACCCTCGGTTTAATCTTGGCGGGGAAATAAACCTGTCAAATGTTCAAATTTCTGCAAATTATACTTTAGACCTATCCAGCCAAGTTACAAATATAAGCCGTATAAGCGTTGGAGTAAAACTGCTTTTAGGTCAGGATAAACGGGATAAACAGCAGGATGCAATAAAAAAGCTCTATATCCAAGGTCTAAAAGCATACAATGATAAAAGCTATGAAAAGGCTATAGAGATTTGGAAAGAAATATTAGCAATCGACAAGCGTTATGACCCTGCAATAGAAGGTATAGCCAGAGCCGAACAGCAGCTCAAGCTCTTAGAAGAAATCAAACAAAACTTGCTTCTGGATTAA
- a CDS encoding ankyrin repeat domain-containing protein, with the protein MNIAEFIKAAKKNDIELIKTYLQNGFDINTQDKDGFTAVMEAAEFGYKDLFWFLIEKGADVLIKSDYNFSIVHAVGLGGDKKMLDYVISKGACIDEKVTGGEQDGMTIKDYALLAKNDELYRELKLL; encoded by the coding sequence ATGAATATAGCCGAATTTATAAAAGCTGCAAAAAAGAATGATATTGAGCTTATAAAAACTTATTTACAAAACGGCTTTGATATTAATACTCAAGACAAGGATGGATTTACGGCTGTTATGGAAGCAGCCGAATTCGGCTATAAGGATTTATTTTGGTTTTTAATCGAAAAAGGAGCAGATGTTTTAATTAAATCGGATTATAATTTTTCGATAGTTCATGCCGTCGGTTTAGGCGGCGACAAAAAAATGCTTGACTATGTAATCTCAAAGGGTGCCTGCATAGACGAAAAAGTTACAGGCGGAGAACAGGACGGCATGACAATAAAAGATTATGCTCTTTTAGCAAAGAATGACGAATTATACAGGGAACTAAAACTTTTATAA